AGATGTAACCTCCGATGATTCCAAGTAAAACTGGTATGATACTGAAGAACCCTCTCCCGAATATGGAGCAAATGATTGTAATTGCTAATGTTACTAATGCTACTGAAAAGTGTGTAAAGCTATATTTGCCATCCGCACCATTCATCGCCATGTTAACTGCTGTATGTGCTAAAGCTAGCCCGATTACCATTACTACTGGACCAACTACGATTGGTGGTAGTAATTTCATAATCCACTTTGATCCTGATTTCTTAATTCCGAGTGAGATTAAGATGTATACAAGTCCTGCTAGCAAACCACCAAGCATTGCTGCTCCGGGTCCCCCTGCCGTTTTCGCTGTTATAATCGGTGCGATAAAGGCGAATGATGATCCAAGATAGGCAGGTACTTGACCTTTCGTTATAAGAAGAAACGCTAACGTTCCTAATCCACTTGATATTAATGCTACTGACGGATTCAATCCTGTTAAAAACGGAACAAGCACTGTTGATCCAAACATCGCGAACAAATGTTGTATACTTAAAAATAACCATTTTCCCGGTTTCGGTACTTCATTAACGTCTAACACTGGCTTTTGTTCCATTGTTACATCCTCCTTCAGTTTAAATCTTTGCAATAAAAAAACTCTTTGTGCCTGTGCACAAAGAGTCCTACACTTTCGTATGCCAAATTTGACATATGAAAGCCAAGACCCTTTGGCAGCCTCACAGGACTACATTTAAAAGGGCTTTACTTATCGTATATGCTTACTCGATCTTGTTGATCTGTCTCTTGCAAATCAACTTCGATACGCTCTTCACTTGATGTTGGAATGTTCTTTCCTACATAATCAGCGCGAATTGGTAGTTCACGATGACCTCTATCAACAAGAACCGCTAGTTGGATTTGTGATGGTCTCCCTAAATCCATAAGAGCATCCATTGCTGCTCGAACAGTTCTGCCTGTATATAATACATCATCCACAAGGATAACTTTTTTCTTCGTAATATCTACAGGGATATCAGAACCTTTTACAAGTGGTTCTTTATTTTTCGATTGTAGTGTTAAATCATCTCGATATAACGTAATGTCTAACTCTCCAACTTCCATTTCTTTTCCTTCAATTTGACCAATTCGTTCTGCCAAACGTTGTGCAATAAAAATTCCACGAGTTTTAATTCCGACAAGAACACAATTATCGACACCTTTATTTCGTTCCACGATTTCATGACTAATTCGTGTTAAAGCGCGGCGAATCATTTGGTCATCTAAAACGACAGCTTTCTCTTGCATGCTCTACACCTCCAAGCTTTTTTCTTGCGTGAGAGTAATGGTATAAAAAAAGTCCTCTCAGCGTGTGCGAGAGGACTTTTGAAAAAGGGTACAGCATACCCTATGTATTTCAAACCGTTACCTTCTCAACCTCACGGGGCTGTGTTAAAGGATCATTATTTAACTGTTGTCAGTATCTCAGTTTTCTTATGATTTGTCAATACTATTTTCGTAAAATATTTAATGCGTCTTCAAACACTTCTGGAATCGGTGCCTCAAACTGAATATATTCACCAGTACGAGGATGGTCAAATCCTAAAATGCCTGCGTGAAGTGCTTGTCCATTCATATCTAATGTTTTCTTTGGTCCATACTTTGGATCTCCTGCAAGTGGATAGCCAATATATTTCATATGAACACGAATTTGGTGTGTACGCCCTGTTTCTAAGCGACATTCTACAAGTGTGAAATCTTTGAATCGCTCTAACACTTGGAAATGCGTAACAGCATGCTTACCATTTTCATCAACCGTCATACTTTGACGTTCTTTCTTATCACGAGCAATCGGAGCATCAATTGTTCCCTTATCATGCGGAATAACACCGTGTACAATCGCTTTGTAACGTCTTGTTACTGTTTTTGCTACAAGTTGATTTACAAGTGATTCGTGTGCCATATCATTTTTAGCAACCATTAATAGGCCTGATGTATCCTTATCAATACGATGCACGATACCTGGACGCATTACACCGTTAATACCCGATAAGTCTGTACAATGGTGCATAAGACCGTTCACAAGCGTTCCACTTGTATGACCTGGTGCTGGATGTACAACCATACCACGCGGCTTATTAACAACGAGTACATCTGCATCTTCATAATAAATCTCTAAATTCATATCTTCTGGTTGAATATCTAACTCTTCTGGCTCAGGAATCGTCACTGTAATTTCATCATTTTCTCTAACTTTATAATTCCCTTTTACCGCTTTTCCATTAACTGTTACAACGTCATCTTTAATCCATTGCTGTACTTGTGTACGTGACCATTCATTATTTATTCCTGCAACGAATTTATCAATTCGCTCATTTTTTTGTTCTTCTGCAACTGTTACTTGTACTACTTCACTCATTCAATTACTCCTTCGTTTTCTTGCCTTCTAATAATGTTTGAATAATAATTAATACAACACCAATACATAATGCTGAATCGGCTATATTGAATACTGGATAGTTGTACGAGAAAATATACACGTGAATGAAATCCACTACTTCTTGTCTAAATACACGATCAATAAAATTGCCAATTGCTCCGCCTAAAATTAGACCTAATGAAATTCCTAGAAGCTTGTCTGTTTTCGCATATTTTTTCATATAAAATACGATAAATACTACAAAAACGACTGTAATAATGTAGAAGAACCACATTTTATTTTCTAAAATGCCCCAGGCAGCTCCTCTATTTCGATGTGATGTTATGTATAATACATTATCGATAATCGGAATGCTCGTACCCAATTCCATGTTCTTTACAATTAGCCATTTCGATATTTGATCGATGGCAATGACAAATAACGCTATTACATAATATATCATTTTCATTTCCCCCACAAAGACAGTGTACCTCAAAATTTTAGCATAGCTGCAACCTTTTCACAATGAACCTTTATAGAAGAATAAAATAAATTAAAAAAAGGTAATATAATATCGTTGTGCACATTCATACATTTACTTTTTCATAGAAAAATTCATGAATGGTACGGGCAGTCGGCATCGTTTTCATTTGTTTTACCGAAATTACTCTCCCTGTGTCTTCACAAATACCATACATATCTATTTCCATTTTAAATAATGCACGTTCTACATCTTTTAAATCCTCTTTTATATCATGTAACAAAAGTTTTTTCTTTATCTCTTCCTCCATTTCATATCCAAGCTCTTCGCTAAACTCTGTATCATATTTGTGCATGACCTCTTTAGCTAGCCTCTCTTGTAACTCTTTTCGCATCAATTGCAATTCTTCTTTGATTTCCATATACATTTCATTCACGTGTACATTCCTCCCAGTTGCAATGTACGATTAGTGTGTCCGAAATTTATATGCTTACCTCTCACACATTTTTCCTTCATAGGAAAGAGAGTGAAAGTTATTTCAATATACTGTTAACAAAAAAATGACTGCACTTTACGTGCAGTCATCCCTTATTATTTTACATAATTTTCTTTAACAACCGTTGCACAACGCTCACATAATGTTTCATGCTCAGCGTCTTTACCAATTGTTTCTGAAACTACCCAACAACGTTCACATGTTTCACCAGTTGCTTGAGCAACAACAACCGCTGTATGTTCATACTTCGGTGCATCTGCTGGCGCTTCTTCCATCATGCCACCAAGTTTGTACTCAGAAACGATGAATAATTGCTTTAAGTCTTCGTTAATAGACTCTAACATAGCTTTCATTTCTGCAGTTGGATATAGCGTAATGCTTGCATTTAATGACTTACCGATTACCTTCTCATTACGGGCTACTTCTAACGCTTTTAATACGTCATCACGCAATGTCATAAATGCATCCCATTTTGTTTTTAATGCTTCCGCATCATCTAATTGTACAGCTTCTGGCATATCAGTTAATTGTACACTTTCTTCTGTTACGCCTGGAATGTATGGCCATACTTCATCAGCTGTATGCGGTAAGATTGGTGTTACAAGTTTCGTCAATGCAACAAGAACATCATATAATACTGTTTGGATTGCACGACGATCTTCATGGTTCGCACCTTCAATGTATAAAATGTCTTTTGCAAAGTCTAAGTAGAATGAACTTAAATCAATTGTACAGAAGTTATGAATTGCATGATATACAGCAGCGAAGTCGTATGTCTCATATGCTTCTTTTACTTTTGTAATTAAGTCATTTAATTTCACTAACATGTAACGATCTACTTCACGAAGTTCAGCTACAGCTACTGTATTTTCACTTGGCTTAAAGTCGTCTAAGTTTCCTAATAAGAAACGGAATGTGTTACGGATTTTACGATATACTTCTGCAACTTGTTTTAAAATATCATCTGAAATACGTACGTCAGATTGATAGTCAACAGAAGATACCCATAAGCGTAAAATATCTCCGCCTAATTGATCCATAATTTTCTTCGGTACGACGATATTTCCAATCGACTTACTCATTTTACGTCCTTCACCATCTAATACGAAGCCATGGCTTAGTACACCTTTATATGGAGCTTTGCCTGTTACAGCAACTGCTGTTGATAATGAAGAGTTAAACCAACCACGATATTGGTCAGATCCTTCTAAATATAAATCAGCTGGACGTTGTAAGTCATCGCGCTCTTCTAATACCGCTTGGTGAGAAGAACCTGAGTCGAACCATACATCCATGATGTCTGTTTCTTTACGGAATTCACCATTCGGGCTACCTGGATGTGTGAATCCTTCTGGTAATAGATCTTTCGCTTCACGCTCGAACCATACGTTAGAACCGTGCTCACGGAATAAATCTGCTACATGGTTAATTGTTTCATCTGTAATAATTGGATCACCATTCTCAGCATAGAATACAGGAATTGGCACACCCCATGCACGCTGACGAGAAATACACCAGTCACCACGGTCACGAACCATGTTATGAAGACGAGTTTCTCCCCATGCTGGTACCCATTTTGTTTCCGCAACAGCTTCTAATAACTCTTTACGGAATGCTTCAATAGATGCAAACCACTGTGCTGTCGCACGGAAAATAATTGGTTTTTTCGTTCTCCAATCATGTGGATATGAATGGGTAATGAATGTTAGTTTCAGTAACGCGCCTACTTCTTCTAATTTTTCTGTAATTGGCTTGTTAGCTTTATCATAGAATAAGCCTTCAAATCCAGGTGCTTCCTCTGTTAATACACCTTTATCATCAACTGGGCAAAGTACTTCTAATCCATACTTTTTACCAACAATGAAGTCATCTTCCCCGTGTCCTGGTGCTGTATGAACACAACCTGTACCTGCATCTGTTGTTACGTGATCTCCTAGCATAACTAATGAATCACGATCATAGAATGGATGTTTTGCAACTGTATACTCAAGTTCGCTACCTTTTACCGTTTTCACAACTTCAGCATTTTCCCACTCTAACGTTTTTGCAACTGTCTCAAATAGTTCAGAAGCAATAATATATTTTTCATCATTTACTTTTACAATAGCGTATTCAAGTTCTGGATGAACAGAAATACCTAAGTTTGCAGGTAACGTCCAAGGTGTTGTTGTCCAGATAATGTATTTCTCATCACCTTCTAATACGTTCTTTCCATCTTTAACAGAGAATGCTACGTAAATAGATGCTGATTTCTTATCTTGGTATTCAATTTCAGCTTCCGCTAAAGCTGATTCACTCGTTGGTGACCAGTAAACTGGTTTTTGTCCTTTATAGATATAACCTTTTTTCGCCATATCACCAAACACTTTAATTTGTTGTGCTTCATAAGCTGGCTCTAAAGTAATGTACGGGTTATCCCAATCAGCACGTACACCTAAACGCTTAAATTGTTCACGTTGACGTTCTACTTGTTCATATGCATACTCTGCACATAACTTACGGAACTCAGCAACTGTCATTTCTTTACGCTTTACACCTTTATTTGTTAAAGCTTGTTCAATTGGTAAACCGTGCGTATCCCAACCTGGGACATATGGTGCACAGAAACCAGTCATTGATTTATAACGAACGATAAAGTCTTTTAATACTTTATTTAATGCATGTCCCATATGAATGTCGCCATTCGCATATGGAGGTCCATCATGCAGTACAAATAAAGGACGACCTTTCGTATGTTCTTGTACCGTTTCATAAATATTCATTTCCGCCCACTTTTCTTGCATTGCAGGCTCACGTTTTGGTAAATTCCCACGCATTGGGAACTCTGTTTTTGGCATTAGTAATGTATTTTTGTACTCCATGCTCAATTCCTCCTTACATGTATAAAAGAAAGACCTAAAAAACGGAATAAAAAAGAGACTTTCTCATCCCAAAAAGGGACGAGAAAGTCTCCCGCGGTACCACCCTAGTAGATCCTATACGTATGTATACAACCCTCTTTATATTCTTAACGCGAATATACGCCTACGCTTACTCTATTTGTTCAGCGCGGAACTCCAGGGTGATATTCCCATTATCTCCTTATCCTGAGCTTACACCATCCTCAGTTCGCTATATAAGGTATGAAAAAGGTACTTATCCCTATCTTCGTTTTTCTTAATAAATATGTTGTTTAAAATTATATGTAATAATGAGAAAAACGTCAAGCTTACACTGTTTCTTCTTTTTTCAACAGCTCATCTACTTCGTCTTCTAACTCAATTAGTTTATCCCAATCATCGTTGTTTAACATTTCAAGCTGTGTTTCTAATAACATACGGAAACGAGTGCGGAATACTTTCGCTTGTTTCTTTAGCTCTTCAATATCGAAAGCAACTTTTCTTGATTTTACTAACGCTTCATTAATAATACGGTCTGCATTCTTTTCAGCTTCACGTACGATTAATTTTGCTTCTTTTTGCGCATTACGTTTTACTTCTTCCGCTGCTTCTTGTGCAACAACGATAGATTTGTTTAACGTATCTTCAATATTAGAGAAATGATCTAATTTCCCTTCTAATTGCGCAACTTTTTCTTCTAAAGCTTTTTTCTCACGAATGACTAATTCATAATCTTTGATAATTTGATCAAGAAACTCATTTACTTGATCCTCATCATAGCCACGGAATCCGCGACCAAATTCTTTGTTATGAATATCTAATGGTGTTAACGGCACAACGCCACCTCCAAGTAGTTATCTAAATTTCCTCTTTCAATTATATCTTTTCTTCGACAAAATAGGAGGATTTCCTTCTAAAAAACCAATCATTTTAGTATACCATACAAAATTCTCCATTTGTCGCGCTTTGTTCTACCTTCTACAGAAAACAATTTACTTCTTCCATACCCTCTCACTGAAAAAACATCTCCTGGATAACATTCATAAGAGGTTTGCTCCACTGTTTTCCAATTGACTTTTACTAAACCATTTTTTATGAAAGGTTGTACTTTTTGTCTAGATATATGTAACATTTCAGCTAACATAACATCTAAACGAAGTGAAGAAACCGTTCCAGATTTCTCTCCCCATGTTTCTTGTATCTGTAGAATTTTTTCTCCTTTCACTGGTGATAAGGAGACTTTCACTTTCCCTATAGATTGTAAGTTCATCTCAATATAAGATACAACTTCTTTTGCGACTACAATTTGGGCACGATCTTCTTGAAGCAAAATATCACCACATTTTTCTCTCGTTAAACCGAGAGACATAAATGTACCTAATATTTGCCTATGCTCTAGCGTATAAAACTTGGAAGGATAGTCAATTTCCAATCCTTCTACTTGAAATTCCTCTTCATTTACTACTAGATAATCCGGATAAATGAGTGCTCTTTTACGCTCTGCACGAGACGTTGCACCATCAAACTGTACAGCAATATCCCCTTGTCCTATTACCATAGTGACAATTTGTTGTTGTCTTGGATCAAGAAAGTCTGTTAACTTCACTTGATGGTACTCAGCCGCCTGTTTCCACTCTAATACTTTATCCACAAAGACTACTTCATCAGGTCTAAAATGCTCGTAGATGCTCATTCATCTAACCTCTTACTATAAGAAATAGCCAAATAAAGTTACTAAACCACTTGTAGCAAGTTTCAACGCAAAAATCGCAACGAGTGGTGAGATGTCAATCATACCAAGCGGCGGGATAAATCTGCGAAATGGTTCTAAATACGGTTCACAAATACGCGCAAGAAAATCTCCGAAAGTTGATTCCTTTGCACCTGGGAACCATGATAGGAGAATGTAAATAATAAGTGCCCACGAGTATATCTCGATAGCAGTAACTAAAAGCCTTAAAACTGTTTCCATGGCGTATTACCACCTCTTTATATTTGTGTCGTCTTCTTCACCGAATAACTCTGAAATTGCACCAACAATATCTACATTTTCAGGCGTACACATAAATGTTTTCGGTCCTATTTTTTGAATGTCCCCGCCTATAGCGTATACAGTACCACTTAAAAAGTCAACGATACGTACAGCTTGATCAGTAGACATTCGTTGTAAATTAATTACAACAGCTCGTCTACCTTTTAAATGGTCCGCAATTCCTTGCGCTTCTGAATATGTGCGTGGTTCTAATAAAACAACTTTTGAAGATTGCTTTGCTGTTTCAATGCTCACAACATTTTGTTTCGGTTGCGCTTTTGGAAACGTAACATCTTGTTGTTCTGGCGGATCTTGCTGCTTCTTCATGTCTGTTTGCTCCTTTTCATAACTATATTGAGCTGCTTCTTTTTCTTCAGGTGTATCAAAAAAGAAGTATTTTACTTTTGACCAACTCATAATAAGATTCTCCTTCCTTTTACGCTTTTCCTACTAAAATCGTCCCCAAACGAATATATGTAGCACCTTCTTCAATTGCAATCGTGTAATCATTAGACATTCCCATTGATAATTCTTTGCATGGTGCATGTAATAATTCTAGCCCCTGCACCTCTTTTTGTAGCATACGTAACTCCTTAAAACAGCGTCTAATTTCTTCCTCTTCTTCTGTAAACGGAGCCATTGTCATTAATCCTACCACTTCAATCTTATCCAATTCTTGCAAACTTTGAATAAAAGAAACTGTTTCTTCTATTGCCAATCCTTGCTTGGATTCTTCAGATGATGTTTTCACTTGAATAAAACATTTCACCTTCTTATTCGCACGTTTTTGAATTTCTTTTGCAAGTGAAAGACGATCTAATGAATGTAAATAATCGATTTCATTAATAATTTCTTTTACTTTTCTCGTTTGTAATGATCCAATAAAATGCCAATTCACTTTTGAACCGAAATGTTCGTACTTCTGTAAGAAACCTTCATTTCTATTTTCACCTAAATCGATAATTCCAGCTTCAATTACTTCGTTTGTTTTTTCAATTCCTACCGTTTTTGTAACCGCAACGAGTTTAATATCTTGCAAAGAACGTCCCGCTCGCGCGCAAGATTGTTTAATTGCTTCGTTTACAGTTGTTAAATTTGTTTGTACTGTCACTTGCTTTCATCCTCCTTAAAACCTATGAAACTCAACATTCTCCCTGTCTTACCTTGATCACGACGATGAGAGAAAAACAGTTGTTCTTCACAGCTTGTACAAAGAGATGACATTACAATATTCTCTTCTTTTATGCCTGTTTGTACACATAATATACGATTAATTTCTTTTAAATCAATTGCGTACTGTCCGTCAGAAACTTTTTTATAAGGAACAGAACCGTTTACTACTTGCTCTGCTGCTGTTAACACTCGATCATCAACAACGTAACAACAAGATCCAATTGCTGGTCCAATTGCAACATGAATTTCATCACTTGAAATCCCTTCTGCATTCCATTTTTGAATCATTTCCTTTGCAATCTCTTTTACAGTCCCTTTCCATCCAGCATGCGCAAGTCCTATCATATCATGTGATGGCGCATAAAAATAGAGTGGAACACAATCCGCGTAACAAGATGTTAAAAGAACATCATTATTAGTCGTATAAATGCCATCTGTTTTTGAAATGCCGTCTTCATATGAATAAACGCCACTTCCTTTTTCCTGTTGTCCTACTTTTTCAACATGATGATCATGAACTTGTTCAGAGCAAATCCAATTTTCTAATGGTTTTTGTAACTTATTTGCTAAAATGCGTCTATTTTCATGAACGTTCTCGGCAATATCATTCACATGTAATCCTAAATTCATCGCATGAAAGGAGCCCGTACTTACCCCACCATCTTTCGTCGTAAATCCAGCAGTAATGTTTCCAAGTTCTTTCCACGCTTGTAAATACAGTATACCGTCCACATATTTAAATGGTTCTCTCATAAGGCTGCTCCTTTTAATTAAAATAACATAAAAAAGCATGGTACTTCCTGTCTATTTTACCATACTTTTATTTTTTCATAATCCTAACAGAAAAAAAGAGGAATTTGTAATATTCTTTATGAAATTGTCGGTGTTTGTATTGATTCTGTTACAGAATTAACAGGATTTACTCTAACAAGTATGACATCTTCCCCAATTTTCACAATTCCCTTCCAAGGAATTACAATTTCTATGTCTTTTCCAAAAATCCCTAACGTACGTGTCTGTTTAGAAATAATAATAGACTCAATTTTCCCTGTGTTCATATCGATTTCGATATCTCCAATATTTCCAAGCCTTTTTCCATCTGAAACATTTATTATATCTTTCATCTGTAACTCCGAAATTCGTATCACTTTCATCCTCTCCCTTATATATGACGAATTTTAAAAAATACTATTTCTTAAATTAACAGGAAGCACCCTCTTGCCAATCCCATATTGTTTTCATTATATGAACACAGCTACTCTACTATGAGCGTAAACAAACTATATGACATATAAAAAGGTTTCACCATAAATGGTGAAACCTTATCCTTGAATTGTCTTATTCATTTGTTTAATAGCTGATTTCTCTAAACGTGACACTTGTGCTTGAGAAATCCCAATTTCTTCTGCAACTTCCATTTGTGTTTTCCCTTGGAAGAAACGTTTGCGAATAATCATTTTCTCACGATCATTTAAACGCTTCATTCCTTCTTTTAGTGCTAGCTCTTCAACCCACTGCTCGTCCTTTTGTTTTTCATCACTTAACTGATCCATAACAAAGATAGGATCTCCCCCATCGTTATAAATCGGTTCAAATAATGAAACTGGATCTTGAATTGCATCTAAAGCAAAAACGATTTCTTCATGAGTCACTTCAAGCACTTTTGCAATATCCATTGCTGTTGGTTCTTTTGAATTTTCTGCAATCAACTTTTCTCTCACTTGTAACGCTTTATACGCAATATCTCGTAATGAGCGAGATACGCGAATCGGATTGTTATCACGCAAATATCTGCGTATTTCCCCAATAATCATCGGCACAGCATACGTTGAAAATTTTACATTTTGGCCTAAATCAAAATTATCAATGGATTTCATAAGTCCGATACAACCAACTTGAAATAAATCGTCAACATATTCTCCTCTGTTATTAAATCTTTGGATGACGCTCAGTACAAGACGTAAGTTTCCATTCACTAATTTCTCTCTTGCGCTTATCTCTCCACTTTGCATTTCACGAAATAATTTACGCATTTCATCATTTTTTAGTACGGGAAGTTTAGCTGTATCAACACCGCAAATTTCTACTTTGTTTCTCGTCAAAGTGTTCCCTCCTATCGGGAGTTGCTGTACAGTGTAAAGTATTTCCTTTGAAGGGGATTTTATACATGCGGTTTTCTCTTCATTCTTCATTTTCGTTGTCTCTCCTCATACAACGAAAGAGAATAAGACCAGCCTACATAACGGCTGGTCTTATTCTTTACACCATTTTATTAAATTCTTTTCGTAATCTTTTTATGATTCTTTTTTCCAAACGCGAAATGTATGACTGTGAAATCCCAAGCATATCCGCCACATCTTTTTGCGTCTTTTCCTCTCCTCCAGCGAGCCCAAACCGAAGTTCCATAATTTGTTTTTCACGATCATTCAATTGATGTAATGCTTTCATTAGAAGATGACGATCAACAGTAGCTTCTAAATCTTTTGTAATAATATCATCGTCTGTCCCTAATACATCTGATAATAAAAGTTCATTCCCGTCCCAATCGATGTTAAGTGGTTCATCAAAAGAAACTTCTGAACGATTTTTATTATTGCGGCGTAAATGCATTAAGATTTCATTTTCGATACAACGTGAGGCATATGTTGCTAATTTTATTTTCTTTTCTGGATTAAATGTATTTACCGCTTTAATAAGCCCGATTGTTCCAATGCTAATCAAATCTTCAATATTTATCCCTGTATTTTCAAACTTTCTTGCTATATATACGACTAGCCGTAAATTGCGTTCAATTAATAACGACCTTGCCGCCTGATCTCCTTTTGGCAATTTATTTAATAAAACTTCCTCTTCTTCTTTCGTTAACGGCGGTGGTAACGCTTCACTTCCACCAATGTAATAAATTTCATCGGTCTTAATTCCTAATTTCAACAATACTTTATACCAAAGGTATACTAAATAAAATTTTAATTTCATCATATTATCCCGCCTCCCATTATTAAGCAATTACCATTTTTTGCGAAATCAACATTTTTGGATGCACAATACATTGATACTCTCCATTGGTTGACAACTGTTGTGTATTTAATCCAATCAATACTTTATTCACGACAATAGAACTACCTTCATGATAAATTTGTACACTTTCTGGCTTAATTGCCCATAAAAATTGATTCTCTACTCCTACTGCTCGAAAAGGAATTAAGCGTAATTTTGTCGCCCACCCAGAATCATTTTCTGGTATTTGAGGAATCTCTGTTTTGGAATAAATTTGTTCTGTTAACCAAGCTGGCAAACAATGTTCTAATGATGAAATATGCATAATCATAACAGGTGTTTTCGTTAACGGGTCGTAAAGTTGATTCCCACTATCAATTAAACCTGCGAGTTCTAGCTCCTCTTCAGCTAATTGAATTTTCAATTTCACAATTTGATCATAGTGTATTTTTGTAACCTCTACGCTTTCAATACGCTTTTTAGAAAAATAATAAATGACTGGAAAACCAAAAATAACGAACAACCAACTAATTGGGTCACCGTAAGAAATTGATTGAGATTGAACCAACCCATTTACCATTTCATTCGTTTGCAAAAAGAAATGAGTGCCCATTAATCCTCCGCCAACCATAAAGGTTACAAAGTAAAAAGTAAAAACAGTTTGTGTATAATTTCTAAATGTTGTAAACCCAAATGCTGTATACACGATAAGTAACGAGTACAGTAGTTTCATAATCGGATGTGTCATCATAGAAGCAAAAGGAGTAAAGGCAAAAATAACAATGGTTGAACCTATAAATGCCCCTAACACAAGCCTCCATCTTTTGATCTTCTTTTTTAACACGGTAGCTGTTAATAAAAGTAAAAGAAAATCAATGCAGGCGTTTAACAACCAAACAACGTCGGCGTAAACAACCAAACAATTCACCTCTTTTTTTAAGTTGAGACTAGTATAATGCATATCCAATAGGAAAGTGTGTCAATTTGCGGAGGTGTTTTTTTGTTATTTTGTGCTTTCTAGACATAATCTGTCGGTAAAAAATAAAAGTATATGTTTCATAGAATGCTATATTTTTTTACTTACATATAAAGTGACACTTTAATCACCACGTACCAATCGGGCTGTCCGGCAAAGAGCGGGATAGATTGAAATATATAAAATAAAAAAGACCTGCTTAGCAGATCTTTTCCTTGTATAAAACAAAAAAGGAGCATGAATGCTCCTTTTCTTTTATCGTCTACGGCGATTACGTAAGAATGCTGGAATATCGATATCATCTGAATCTGAATCTGAATGACGCTCATGTACAACCGGCTCTTCACGCTTCATTTCACGTTTTACTTCACGTTGTTTTGGTGGTTGCGCTACTGGC
This genomic window from Bacillus anthracis str. Vollum contains:
- the pyrR gene encoding bifunctional pyrimidine operon transcriptional regulator/uracil phosphoribosyltransferase, with the protein product MQEKAVVLDDQMIRRALTRISHEIVERNKGVDNCVLVGIKTRGIFIAQRLAERIGQIEGKEMEVGELDITLYRDDLTLQSKNKEPLVKGSDIPVDITKKKVILVDDVLYTGRTVRAAMDALMDLGRPSQIQLAVLVDRGHRELPIRADYVGKNIPTSSEERIEVDLQETDQQDRVSIYDK
- a CDS encoding TraR/DksA family transcriptional regulator, which translates into the protein MNEMYMEIKEELQLMRKELQERLAKEVMHKYDTEFSEELGYEMEEEIKKKLLLHDIKEDLKDVERALFKMEIDMYGICEDTGRVISVKQMKTMPTARTIHEFFYEKVNV
- a CDS encoding RluA family pseudouridine synthase, which translates into the protein MSEVVQVTVAEEQKNERIDKFVAGINNEWSRTQVQQWIKDDVVTVNGKAVKGNYKVRENDEITVTIPEPEELDIQPEDMNLEIYYEDADVLVVNKPRGMVVHPAPGHTSGTLVNGLMHHCTDLSGINGVMRPGIVHRIDKDTSGLLMVAKNDMAHESLVNQLVAKTVTRRYKAIVHGVIPHDKGTIDAPIARDKKERQSMTVDENGKHAVTHFQVLERFKDFTLVECRLETGRTHQIRVHMKYIGYPLAGDPKYGPKKTLDMNGQALHAGILGFDHPRTGEYIQFEAPIPEVFEDALNILRK
- the divIVA gene encoding septum site-determining protein DivIVA is translated as MPLTPLDIHNKEFGRGFRGYDEDQVNEFLDQIIKDYELVIREKKALEEKVAQLEGKLDHFSNIEDTLNKSIVVAQEAAEEVKRNAQKEAKLIVREAEKNADRIINEALVKSRKVAFDIEELKKQAKVFRTRFRMLLETQLEMLNNDDWDKLIELEDEVDELLKKEETV
- the lspA gene encoding lipoprotein signal peptidase LspA, which gives rise to MIYYVIALFVIAIDQISKWLIVKNMELGTSIPIIDNVLYITSHRNRGAAWGILENKMWFFYIITVVFVVFIVFYMKKYAKTDKLLGISLGLILGGAIGNFIDRVFRQEVVDFIHVYIFSYNYPVFNIADSALCIGVVLIIIQTLLEGKKTKE
- the ileS2 gene encoding isoleucine--tRNA ligase, producing the protein MEYKNTLLMPKTEFPMRGNLPKREPAMQEKWAEMNIYETVQEHTKGRPLFVLHDGPPYANGDIHMGHALNKVLKDFIVRYKSMTGFCAPYVPGWDTHGLPIEQALTNKGVKRKEMTVAEFRKLCAEYAYEQVERQREQFKRLGVRADWDNPYITLEPAYEAQQIKVFGDMAKKGYIYKGQKPVYWSPTSESALAEAEIEYQDKKSASIYVAFSVKDGKNVLEGDEKYIIWTTTPWTLPANLGISVHPELEYAIVKVNDEKYIIASELFETVAKTLEWENAEVVKTVKGSELEYTVAKHPFYDRDSLVMLGDHVTTDAGTGCVHTAPGHGEDDFIVGKKYGLEVLCPVDDKGVLTEEAPGFEGLFYDKANKPITEKLEEVGALLKLTFITHSYPHDWRTKKPIIFRATAQWFASIEAFRKELLEAVAETKWVPAWGETRLHNMVRDRGDWCISRQRAWGVPIPVFYAENGDPIITDETINHVADLFREHGSNVWFEREAKDLLPEGFTHPGSPNGEFRKETDIMDVWFDSGSSHQAVLEERDDLQRPADLYLEGSDQYRGWFNSSLSTAVAVTGKAPYKGVLSHGFVLDGEGRKMSKSIGNIVVPKKIMDQLGGDILRLWVSSVDYQSDVRISDDILKQVAEVYRKIRNTFRFLLGNLDDFKPSENTVAVAELREVDRYMLVKLNDLITKVKEAYETYDFAAVYHAIHNFCTIDLSSFYLDFAKDILYIEGANHEDRRAIQTVLYDVLVALTKLVTPILPHTADEVWPYIPGVTEESVQLTDMPEAVQLDDAEALKTKWDAFMTLRDDVLKALEVARNEKVIGKSLNASITLYPTAEMKAMLESINEDLKQLFIVSEYKLGGMMEEAPADAPKYEHTAVVVAQATGETCERCWVVSETIGKDAEHETLCERCATVVKENYVK